A region from the Rhizoctonia solani chromosome 13, complete sequence genome encodes:
- a CDS encoding phospholipid-translocating P-type ATPase: MANRDIPPPSQDDFVSLVSRSNPASRQYQTGTGGAYAQAGTYPPPQNAVSPGTAQPMDPFFDDDEDDANPFGDGRGNPFGDKYAAPGNSTGNATSTVALGKDGMPPGWAFDDDEPVNQPATSRSAPASSSGGLKGAMKKTGGGWKWPWAKEKVYEGERQVWLNDQARNIGEGYPNNYVSTSKYNLATFIPKFLVEQFSKYANLFFLFTAFIQQVPGVSPTNRYTTIAPLSLVLLASAFKEISEDLKRHQSDSELNSRTCQVLDPNTVSFVPRAWKDVRVGDLIRLESDDFIPADMILISSSEPEGLSYIETSNLDGETNLKIKQASHQTAHLTSAAAFARLAGHLRSEQPNNSLYTYEGTLELSGQKIPMSPDQLLLRGAQMRNTPWCYGLVVFTGHETKLMRNATAAPIKRTAVERQVNVQIVFLFIVLLALSLSSTIGSSIRQWFFAKNQWYLLSAELTGNRAKGFIEDILTFVILYNNLIPISLIVTMEVVKYQQAQLINSDLDMYYAKTDTPALCRTSSLVEELGQIEYIFSDKTGTLTRNEMEFRQASIAGVAYADIVDESKRGEVDENGQVTGGQRTFAELRKLERAEGLTGGMSAGGSGGSGGGKEVYVVREFLSLLAVCHTVIPEMKGEKLVYQASSPDEAALVAGAELLGYKFYQRKPKSVFVEIAGVSQQFDILNVCEFNSTRKRMSTVVRGPDGKIKLYCKGADTVILERLSKNQPYTEQTLVHLEDYATEGLRTLCLAMREIPEAEYQQWSVLYDQAAATINGRGDALDKAAEIIEKEMFLLGATAIEDKLQEGVPETIHTLQMAGIKVWVLTGDRQETAINIGMSCRLISESMNLVIINEENAHDTQEFITKRLNAIKNQRKSGELEDLALVIDGKSLTWALEKEISKTFLELAILCKAVVCCRVSPLQKALVVKLVKKNQKSILLAIGDGANDVSMIQAAHVGIGISGVEGLQAARSADVAISQFRYLKKLLLVHGSWSYQRLSKLILYSFYKNIVLYMTQFWYSFFNNFSGQIAYESWTLSFYNVIFTVLPPLVIGVFDQFVSARMLDRYPQLYMLGQQNAFFTPTSFWLWFANAIYHSLVLYGFSIILFWGDLKQTDGLDTGHWFWGTTLYLAVLLTVLGKAALVSDLWTKYTVAAIPGSFIFTMIFLPLYALAAPAIGFSTEYAGIVPRLWENGVFYLTLLLLPVVCLIRDYVWKYYRRTYSPASYHIAQELQKYNIPDYRPRQEQFQKAIKKVRAVQRMRRNRGFAFSQTEDGGKQDQARLIRAYDTSQSHARPSGL; this comes from the exons ATGGCCAATCGAGATATACCACCGCCTTCGCAGGATGACTTTGTTTCCCTTGTTTCACGCTCCAATCCAGCCTCTCGACAATACCAAACAGGGACCGGAGGGGCATATGCGCAAGCTGGAACCTATCCGCCACCTCAAAATGCCGTATCTCCAGGCACTGCACAGCCCATGGACCCATTCTttgacgacgacgaagatGACGCGAACCCGTTCGGAGATGGGCGCGGAAACCCGTTTGGTGACAAGTATGCTGCGCCCGGAAATTCAACCGGAAATGC CACTTCAACCGTAGCGTTGGGGAAAGACGGCATGCCTCCCGGTTGGGCCTTTGATGACGACGAACCGGTAAATCAGCCTGCGACGTCCCGCTCCGCGCCAGCTTCAAGCTCTGGAGGACTCAAGGGCGCAATGAAGAAGACCGGAGGAGGGTGGAAATGGCCGTgggcaaaggaaaaggtctaCGAGGGCGAAAGGCAGGTATGGCTTAACGACCAGGCACGTAACATTGGCGAAGGCTACCCCAACAACTACGTGAGCACAAGCAAGTACAACCTTGCGACCTTTATTCCGAAATTCTTGGTCG AGCAATTCTCGAAATATGCCAACTTGTTCTTCCTGTTTACCGCGTTCATCCAACAAGTGCCTGGTGTCAGTCCTACCAACCGATACACGACCATTGCACCCCTGTCCCTTGTTTTGCTTGCTAGTGCCTTCAAGGAAATTTCGGAAGACCTG AAACGACACCAATCAGATTCTGAACTCAACTCGCGCACATGCCAAGTTCTCGACCCCAACACTGTATCGTTTGTACCCAGGGCATGGAAAGATGTTCGTGTAGGCGACCTGATTCG ACTCGAAAGCGATGACTTCATTCCGGCAGATATGATTTTGATATCTAGTTCGGAACCGGAGGGACTGAGTTACATTGAGACGAGTAATCTTGACGG TGAAACCAACCTCAAAATTAAGCAAGCATCCCATCAAACAGCACACCTTACTAGCGCCGCCGCGTTTGCTCGACTGGCAGGACATCTGCGATCCGAACAGCCAAACAACTCGCTCTATACGTACGAAGGCACACTTGAACTCAGTGGCCAGAAGATTCCAATGAGTCCGGATCAGCTACTGTTGCGCGGTGCCCAAATGCGCAACACCCCTTGGTGCTATGGATTGGTCGTATTTACCGGCCATGAAACGAAGCTGATGAGGAACGCTAC GGCTGCCCCTATCAAACGGACTGCAGTTGAGCGACAAGTGAATGTTCAAATCGTGTTCCTGTTCATTGTTTTGCTCGCTTTGTCTCTTTCGTCGACTATTGGAAGCAGCATTCGTCAA TGGTTCTTTGCGAAAAACCAGTGGTATTTGCTTAGTGCTGAATTGACCGGTAATAGGG CGAAAGGATTCATTGAAG ACATCCTAACATTCGTTATTCTCTACAACAACTTGATTCCTATCTC TTTGATCGTCACGATGGAAGTTGTCAAATATCAACAAGCCCAGCTGATCAACTCGGACCTGGATATGTACTATGCCAAGACTGATACCCCTGCTCTCTGCCGCACGTCTTCCCTAGTCGAAGAGCTTGGCCAAATCGAATACATATTCTCGGACAAGACTGGGACCCTCACCCGCAACGAAATGGAATTCCGTCAGGCTTCCATAGCTGGTGTCGCTTACGCAGACATTGTGGATGAAAGCAAGCGTGGGGAAGTCGACGAAAATGGACAAGTGACTGGCGGCCAACGAACCTTTGCTGAACTACGTAAACTAGAACGCGCCGAGGGGCTGACTGGGGGGATGAGCGCCGGCGGGAGCGGAGGGAGCGGCGGAGGCAAGGAAGTATACGTTGTACGAGAATTCCTTAGCCTATTGGCTGTTTGCCATACCGTTATCCCGGAAATGAAGGGTGAAAAGCTGGTATATCAGGCTAGTAGCCCAGACGAGGCTGCGTTGGTCGCCGGCGCAGAGCTATTAGGATATAAATTCTAC CAACGCAAGCCGAAATCTGTCTTTGTTGAGATCGCCGGCGTGTCGCAGCAGTTTGACATCCTTAATGTGTGCGAATTCAATTCTACTCGCAAACGGATGTCAACAGTTGTTCGTGGACCTGATGGGAAAATCAAGTTGTACTGCAAGGGCGCCGATACGGTCATTCTTGAGCGGTTAAGCAAGAACCAGCCGTACACCGAACAAACGCTAGTCCATCTCGAG GATTATGCAACAGAGGGGCTCCGCACGCTTTGTTTGGCTATGCGTGAGATCCCCGAGGCAGAGTACCAGCAATGGTCGGTGCTCTACGACCAAGCTGCTGCGACGATCAATGGGCGCGGAGATGCACTCGACAAGGCCGCGGAGATTATCGAGAAAGAGATGTTCTTGCTCGGCGCAACTGCTATTGAGGACAAGCTGCAAGAAGGCGTCCCGGAAACTATTCATACACTCCAAATGGCTGGTATCAAG GTTTGGGTTCTCACCGGCGATCGACAAGAAACTGCAATCAATATTGGAATGTCTTGCCGCCTAATCTCAGAATCAATGAACCTC GTGATTATCAACGAGGAAAATGCGCATGATACTCAGGAGTTCATTACCAAACGTCTAAACGCTATCAAAAACCAACGCAAATCAGgcgaacttgaagatctcgCGCTCGTGATTG ACGGTAAAAGTTTAACTTGGGCGCTTGAGAAAGAGATATCGAAAACCTTCTTGGAGCTCGCTATCCTGTGCAAAGCTGTTGTATGCT GCCGTGTATCGCCACTCCAAAAGGCTTTGGTTGTCAAACTTGTCAAGAAAAACCAAAAGTCCATCCTGCTCGCAATTGGAGATGGCGCGAACGACGTTAGCATGATCCAGGCTGCTCATGTGGGGATTGGTATTTCTGGAGTCGAG GGTCTCCAAGCTGCTAGGTCGGCCGATGTAGCAATTTCACAGTTCCGCTATCTTAAGAAACTGTTGCTTGTACATGGTTCATGGAGTTACCAAAGATTGTCGAAGCTCATTCTGT ATTCCTTTTACAAGAATATTGTGTTGTACATGACCCAGTTCTGG TACTCGTTCTTTAACAATTTCTCTGGCCAAATCGCCTACGAATCCTGGACACTCTCATTCTACAACGTTATCTTCACTGTCTTACCCCCTCTCGTCATCGGTGTATTCGATCAATTCGTATCGGCGCGTATGCTTGATCGATACCCACAGTTGTACATGCTTGGTCAACAAAATGCTTTCTTCACCCCCACGAGCTTCTGGCTTTGGTTTGCCAACGCGATTTATCACAGCTTG GTGTTGTATGGTTTCTCAATCATTCTGTTCTGGGGCGACTTGAAACAAACAGATGGGCTTGACACTGGTCATTGGTTCTGGGGTACTACCCTTTACCTTGCCGTCTTGTTGACAGTCCTTGGCAAAGCAGCCTTGGTCTCTGA TTTGTGGACCAAGTACACTGTCGCTG CCATTCCTGGATCGTTCATTTTTACGATGATATTCTTACCTCTGTATGCTCTGGCGGCACCGGCCATTGGGTTCTCGACCGAATACGCTGGGATCGTGCCTCGTCTGTGGGAGAATGGAGTGTTTTACCTTACACTTCTCCTTCTTCCTGTGGTTTGTCTCATCCGTGATTACGTATGGAAATA CTACCGTCGCACCTACAGTCCTGCATCGTATCACATCGCTCAGGAGCTCCAGAAATATAATATTCCGGACTACCGTCCTCGCCAGGAGCAATTCCAGAAGGCTATCAAGAAAGTTCGTGCTGTTCAAAGAATGCGAAGGAACCGCGGGTTTGCGTTCAGTCAAACCGAAGACGGTGGGAAGCAAGACCAAGCGAGACTCATTCGTGCGTACGATACCTCGCAGTCGCATGCACGTCCATCCGGACTTTAG
- a CDS encoding AMP binding enzyme, protein MSNLGLRRSLLSTTTIRHRLYIHERRYLSQTVDSTRPGTHSIVSGPLDPPLSELTMPDFYRTQILPNHASRPALISRHENNVRWNFAEFDVRIERMARGLLVAGVKPGDRVAAIMGNCSAYAVLQWACARIGAILVTVNPAYKVHEIVAALNTVTASTLILTPTVRKSSLLQAIFDELPTLASTPAGEEINDPGLPSLRRIFVVDNTGDQTLFKKELNRGPCVVDLAEIASTQYGAEPQHEAEKILDRALDRHDVINLQFTSGTTGLPKAVSSFSPKDIVQAVSHERCTAIHGVPTHFIGVLDELDRVGSGVDMSSLRTGIASGSAVPIDLMQKLIGRLNLYDLTISYGMTETSPVSFQNTPDDPLEMRIESVGKVQPHVRAKVIDEHGAIVPVDATISPIGTPGELCTSGYLLQKGYWGNKEQTSAVMKCDEDGIMWMHTGDQAVLDREGYLKITGRIKDLIIRGGENLSPIRIEDCLTSHPEIVEAAVIAVPDERFGEVVGAWILLRPDAKSFTRREAVDWVKSKMNPQNAPSRVWLLGEAGAPAELPKTASGKVMKNVLRDWAKEMIPAGDISLGR, encoded by the exons ATGTCGAATTTAGGTCTCAGGCGGTCTTTGCTTTCGACTACAACCATACGACATCGTCTTTACATTCATGAGCGTAGATACCTCTCCCAGACTGTTGATTCTACCCGGCCTGGTACTCATTCGATTGTGTCTGGCCCCCTGGATCCGCCTCTGTCAGAGCTCACTATGCCGGATTTTTATCGAACTCAGATCTTGCCTAATCATGCCTCCAGGCCAGCACTTATCAGCCGACACGAGAACAACGTTAGATGGAATTTTGCCGAGTTCGACGTCCGGATTGAACGAATGGCTCGCGGTTTGCTGGTTGCTGGTGTGAAGCCCGGAGATCGAGTCGCGGCGATAATGGGGAACTGCAG CGCATATGCGGTATTACAGTGGGCATGTGCCAGGATCGGAGCGATTTTAGTTACGGTGAATCCAGCATACAAGGTTCATGAAATC GTCGCTGCTCTCAATACGGTCACGGCTTCCACGTTGATTCTTACTCCCACTGTACGCAAGTCGTCACTCCTCCAAGCTATCTTCGATGAGCTTCCAACGCTGGCTTCTACCCCTGCTGGAGAAGAAATAAACGACCCGGGGCTTCCAAGTCTCCGTAGGATCTTTGTAGTCGACAACACCGGAGACCAGACGCTTTTCAAGAAGGAGCTGAACCGGGGGCCTTGTGTCGTTGATTTAGCGGAAATTGCGAGTACCCAATATGGTGCTGAACCTCAACATGAAGCTGAGAAAATTCTTGATCGGGCATTGGATCGACATGACGTGATCAATCTCCAATTCACGAG CGGTACCACCGGTCTCCCCAAAGCTGTCTCG TCATTCAGCCCCAAGGATATTGTCCAGGCTGTATCTCATGAGCGCTGCACAGCTATTCATGGGGTGCCTACCCATTTCATCGGGGTATTGGATGAGCTAGATCGTGTAGGTTCAGGGGTAGATATGAGTAGCCTAAG AACTGGCATAGCGTCCGGCTCAGCTGTCCCTATCGATTTGATGCAAAAACTGATCGGGAGACTAAATTTGTATGACCTTACGATATCGTATGGGATGA CCGAAACGAG TCCAGTATCTTTCCAGAACACTCCGGATGATCCATTGGAGATGCGCATTGAGAGTGTTGGGAAAGTTCAACCTCATGTCCGTGCAAAGGTCATTGATGAGCATGGGGCCATTGTTCCTGTTG ATGCCACCATTTCACCAATAGGAACACCAGGCGAACTATGCACCAGTGGCTATTTGTTGCAAAAGGG GTATTGGGGGAACAAAGAGCAAACCTCGGCTGTCATGAAATGCGACGAAGATGGCATCATGTGGATGCATACAGGGGATCAAGCCGTCCTCGATCGTGAGGGGTACTTAAAAA TCACTGGTAGAATCAAG GACTTGATTATCCGAGGCGGCGAG AATCTTTCACCTATACGAATCGAGGATTGTCTCACATCACACCCAGAGATTGTGGAAGCAGCTGTTATAGCCGTTCCAGATGAACGATTTGGCGAAGTCGTCGGGGCATGGATTCTACTCCGGCCAGACGCTAAATCATTTACCCGTCGAGAGGCAGTAGATTGGGTAAAATCTAAAATGAATCCACAA AATGCTCCATCCCGGGTCTGGCTACTGGGGGAGGCAGGAGCACCGGCTGAATTGCCCAAGACAGCCAGCGGAAAAGTCATGAAGAACGTTTTACGAGATTGGGCAAAGGAAATGATACCAGCTGGGGACATTTCGTTGGGGCGTTAG